A region of the Harpia harpyja isolate bHarHar1 chromosome 14, bHarHar1 primary haplotype, whole genome shotgun sequence genome:
ATGCCCCCCAGACCTCCTACGTCCCCCACACGGAGCCCCACACACCCCACTtaaccccccccagaccccacacCCCCCGCCAGCCCCAGACCTCACAGACATCATACACCCCACAGATCCCACGCATGACCACACGTACACCCCACACGCCTCACAGACCCCCCCACAGCCCATATACCCCATATACCACAacccccccggcccccacagCGCCCCGCCCCGCTGTCCCCGTAGGCCCCGCCCCGGAACGCGGCGCGCGGCCGCCGTTTCCGCGGGGACGCCGTGGAGGTGGCGCACCGGGGGAGCCAAGATGGCGGCGCACACGCTGCGGGGCCTGTGCCGGCCGCCTCTGGGGCTTCTCGCCGCCCGGTTCTCGCAGCGGGCCGCCGCCGAGACCGAGTACCGGAGTGTCTACAGCCTGGACAAGCTGTACCCGCCGCGGCAGGACGGCGACGCCGCCGCCAGCGCTCCGGTGAgtggggcgggcgggggggggggagaaggcaaGCGAGGGGCGGGGCTTGGCGTGGGGCGGGCCTTAGCGCCTGAGTGACATAAGCGGGTGGGCGGGGGTTATGTCAAGGGGCAGGGCCATCGCGCGTGGGCGGGACTTAGCCCAAGGGGCTGTTATTGCGGGTGGGCGGGGCTGAGCAGAAGGGGCGGTGCCGTCGCGGGTGGGCGGGGCCAGCCAGCCCCAGGCCTCCGGGGGCGAACGGGGCCGGGTGCCAAGTGCCGGCGGGGGCGGCCCTGCCTCCCCCCGGCCTCGCCCCAGCGCCTGACGCGGGCACCCCGCCGTGTTTTCCAGGAGGAGACGCAGCCGGCCGCCCTCGACATCCCCCTGGGTGAGTCTCCCACCCCTCCCGCCACCAAAACGGACCCTGACCAGGGTGCTCGGCTGGGCCTGTCCCGGTTGAGCGCCCGGAGGTGGGTGAGGCCGCGGCCTGCGGGGCCCGTGCTCAATGCACAGAGCTGAACTCTTGAGCAAAAGCACAACCGAGTCACAGGCGTCCTTCAGGCCTGCGTGCTGCAGCCCGGATCGTCCCCGTTCCCCGCTGCAAAACCAGCTGGGGACGAGTCTCCGGGTCAGCACACTGCTGTTCTTCTCTTCCAGCTCGCCTGACCGTGTCCTACTGCCGGAGCAGCGGCCCTGGGGGGCAGCACGTCAATAAAGGTGAGGAGGAGGTTCTCCCACTTTGAAGGAAAAATCACAGTCTTCAGTTGTTCCTCTATACTTTGTGGTAAAATATGGAGAATTGGAAGTTAAAGAGCATCCTTGTGCTGCCCGATGCTAATTTTTCATTATCCTTACCCTACATTTTAACACAACATTTAAGTCTATGTAGTGCTCGAGACCAGTGGTAACGTATTTGGTTCTCCCAGAAACACTCTTACTGGTATCATTGCTGCTACACACGCCACGTGAAACACCACCTCTGTCTAATCTGTTTTCATTGATCAAACATACAACAAGCCACCTGGATTCTGAAGCTTCACAGTGCAATAAATTCTCAGCTTAACTCAAACTAAAAATACTTCCTGTTCTGCCATTGCCATTAAAAATAAGGTAGGTAGTGACTGGCAACAGCAATAAATCTTGTAGCTTCTAGAAAGGCAAATACCATGACACAGTCTCCATAAAAATTTTGAGTTTCTCTTGTAGAGTGGTAttcaaaaatacagcaagaaaaaaattacagtctttcAGGAAATGAACACTGGAATCATCCTATGTTCAAAGCCAGCAGTGAACAGGCTGAATTGTTTCATAAAACTTAGGAAGGCAAGCCATTACATTGAAAAAAAGATCCTGTTTTTCCTCCCAGTGAATACCAAGGCAGAAGTTCGGTTCCACCTGGCGTCAGCAGACTGGATTCCAGAAGCTGTGAGACAAAAAATGGCATCGATGGTAACTACCCTCCCCCCAGTTCCAGCCACAGTTTAAATGTCACACTTTCAGACAGCATGTGACAAGTCTAACAAGGTTTCAATGATCACATCACGTTTTCTCCTCTTTAGCACAGGAATAAGATAAACCGAGCTGGTGAGTTGATTGTGAACTCTGAAGAGAGTCGCTACCAAATGAGGAATCTGGCGATTTGCTTAGAAAAAATCAGAACCATGGTCACGGAGGCTACCGAGAAGCCCAAGGTGGTATCTAAGGAGACAACACAGAAGCTCATAGAGAGGTATCTTTATGGAAATAGCCTTTATTTGAGATGGATTCAGATTATCATGTTACATGATTTAGTTTGCAGCATTTTTAGACAATCTTCATACTCATTTGgatttcctttattaaaaaaaaaaaaaaaatcactggtctGTTAGACTTTAACTGCTTTCCTGGGTAGTATCCTACGAACAGGGACTTTTTTCTATCTGTGGACATTTGTTGGCTCATCAAATCTACATTATATCTGTGCTCAAAGTTGAATATTTAAATGGTTTCTTTATACACTAAAggatcttttcattttgttttagggtggaaaaaatgaaccGTGAACGACTACGACAGAAAAAGATACACTCAAATATAAAACAGAGCAGGAAGGCAGACTTTGACTGAGAACAGCAGAGATCGAAGTCCTTGGCATACTGTCTTTTTAAAGACATGGCGTTGGCAGCTGTAGATGATGCAAAACTCATGAGCTATATTGAATAAAAATGGTCTGAAAgtgtaaataaaaacatttaacaaCTCCTTTTGAAACTAATGTTACACTGTGACAACATGTCAatcattttgcagaaaaattatTGTTCATGTTAGAGAGAAactaaaaattcagatttttgtcagctacttttttttttttttaatactttgtgtCCTTCATCCATACCTCTGCTCTATGAGAGCACCCTCTGCTGCTGAACACAAAAACAGCAGTagattttgggggaaagaaggggTAGAGTACATATCTACATCCTGCATATCTAAGTAGCAAATAGAGTATTCACCATTTCAAGCACTTCCCTTCCATtttagttgatttttttcctaaccaaAAAAAGTGCATGTCATTTTCCTAAATTAACCTAAAGCCGTGGCAGGAATTTGGCAGGAGGCAGTTGCTCTCTGGTAGCACTAAAAGCGTGTCTCAAAGACAATGAAATTACCCTTTTTTCATGTTCTCACAGGGCCCCAGTGGCCTAATGGATAAGGCACTGGCCTTCTAAGTCAGGGATTGTGGGTTCGAGTCCCATCTGGGGTGAGGAGAGGTGGTTCTGTTTTAGgcaaaaacccaaataaaagaGGAAAGTGCTCTCTGCTGGTCCCTGGGGTTTAATTGGGGCACAGCAAGGTGTGCagggctctgctccagccagTGCCTGCTCCCCTTTGGAAGGGGGGGGACTTTTGAGCTCTCCCCTTACACAGCCCAGGTCAGCATTTACGTTTGCAAAAAGCAGAGAGCTCAAATCCCACATTCTACCCAAAACGGGCTGCCTGGAGGGGTGCAGGAGCACACTGATGCATCTTGACATCCCTCCCAGGAAACCCTGACCCAGGCCAGCTGCCTCCACCTCTGAGCGCACCCTGCCCAGCTCAGGAGAGCAAAGACATTTGTTTTATCCTGCCTAAAGCTTtctgcatggggggggggggggggggggggcctgccaGCTCCCCCTCTCACAGGCAAAGGGGTCTGCAGCTCCATGCTGTGCCCTGGCCCTTAGAAGCAAGCAGGGCTGTCGCTGCTTCAGACTTATTTCTGACACTGAAAGTCATTACACAGACATCAATGGGGACAGCAACAACCTCGACTGAGACCCCCTGTGACCAGGAGACCTGACTGCCACCTATCACCTATTGctcaggccccccccccccagattttaCAATAAGATTTGCAAAATTTTCCTGAAAGCCTCGGAGCCACCACACGACACCAGGGTTCGGAGGAGCTAGACATTTCGGGGATTAAAAGCGTATTCCAAGATTGCACCTGTTTTTACACCAAAAACCCCCAGATTCCTGACCCAGGGGCCGGGGGGGTGCCCCAGAAAGGACTGAGTCGCCCCTAACCGCAgcaacaaaccccccaaaccgCGGTACACCAGGAGGCGGCGTAGATCCCCCGAAGGGAAAAGAGTCACCCCAGATGGGACTCGAACCCACAATCCCTGGCTTAGGAGGCCAGTGCCTTATCCATTAGGCCACTGGGGCTGCATACAAATGTATTTTTGGTACCGTAACTTAACTCTCTGATGGCCAGAGGGGAGCGTGGCCACGGTGcgtgggaaaggggggggaagtctAACACAGCCCCGAGaagaccccccccccgggactgCACGTCCCCCAGAGCAAGGCAGCGCTGTCCCAGCCAACCCacgcagctctcctccctccatcGCCCAGTAAAACCGCCCAGCGCAGCATCGGCTCCGTGCACAGCCCAGAAAcgccggcggggtggggggggagaagggtgggggcgagggggggctGGAGACCCCTGCGAAGGGCCCAGCTCCGCCCGCACGGCCTCGTCCCGCtctcccgcggcggcggggcgggacgtGCCGGTGCCCACCGCTGGTTTTCGGTGCAATAagccaccccccccgccgcccccgccccaaGCGACGGGGCCGTTTGCTGCGGTCCCCCGCGGAAAAAGCGCGGAGGGGGGGGTgcggggcggaggagggggggcAGCTTTTGCGCGGCCCCAGTGGCCTAATGGATAAGGCACTGGCCTCCTAAGCCAGGGACTGTGGGTTCGAGTCCCACCTGGGGTGGAAGCCACTTTTTGCCCACCCCGGCTCCTTGCAGCAGTGCCCCACAGGGAGGGGCGACGTGGGGACACCCCCTTACATACACAGACCCCCATGCCTCGGCCCAGCCCCGCGGTAGCTCACCAGGCGCTCCCTGCAGCGGTGAAAAGCCACGGCCCGGGCCGCCCCCGACCTTttattcccccctccccgcctcgggAACGGGCCCCAGCTGGGGCTCAGCCTCCGCCCCGCTCCGGTTCGCCTTCACCCCCGGGACAGGGTGCCCTGGGTTGCTGCCCCGCAGTGGGGCAGAGCCCCGGGGACACGAATCCCCCCAGAGACTTGTAGGGCAGATGCCAGCCTAAAGCTGCCCCCAGCACGGGCACATTCCCTCGAGCTTTGCCCCACTGCTACCCCCGGGGATTCTCTCACCCCACGGGGTATCGATCGTTGTCCCCCCAATCCAGTAACAAGGGGAAATTAAATGACTCCAGCATCTCTCGTGGCTTTAAAACAACCACGAAGGGACTCGAACCCTCAATCTTCTGATCCGAAGTCAGACGCCTTATCCATTAGGCCACGTGGTCCCCCATAACTCTGCCTTGGGGACAGTGacacacacggggggggggggggtgtcccgtgGGTGTCCCTGCCACCTCCTGCTCATCACCCATGCTCCCATCCCTCCTGGGATTGCAGCTGTTCCTCCTGGCCTAGCGCTGGCGATGGGgatgagcggggggggggggggggtgtccctcctTCCATGGGACCCCCCATGGTGCCAGTAGGTCACCATAGACATCCCCCCCCAGCCTCAATTTACCCTGTATGTGCTGATGGAGACCGTCCCGTGCAGGAATACTGCAGGCTGGAGTGGCGACAttcccctcctgccaccagctttgctgcccacCGCTCAAGCCATGCTGCTGAGGATGCCAGCAACTCCGAACATAAATATAATCCAAAATACAAAGTGCAGACACCATCCAGGAGACACCCCCAACACAGAGCAGCTGGGGTCACCCTCACCTTCCAGCTGCCGGGGGTATGTGAGTCCAGGCCTTCCCTGCCACATCCCCACGGAAAGGCGAAGTCAAGACCATCACATCTAGCTGAGGCTGTGTATGAGCCGTAAGCAGGAGGGAAGGCGTGTTTGACTCCCAGGGTCAGGCATgactgaggaggaagaaggagagggacAGCTGGGACCCTGGAGACAACTCATCCTTTCCCATGACAGCATTCAGTGTGATGGTCACAGTGTCAATGAGCCACTGGTGATGGGCACCCGCTGTAATGTAGCCCTGCTACAGCATAATGGTGTGATGCACAGAGAAACACCACAGGCCTCGTTAAGCTCCTGTTCATTATCAATAACACCCTCTGCATTCTCCTCCCAGTGCAGCTTGGCTTCTCCCCTAAACCTGTGTTTCTCATCTAATCCTAAAAAAGTTTCCCAAAGCCCGCCACAGGGCAGGAAGGTATTTTAACCTCTTCCACAGCCGTGGGCGGTTTTTGGGGACAAGTTGGTTCCTGGGGTACGTTCAGCTCAGCTCAACCGGTGTCTCTTTTCTGATGTGTCCATCAAACAAAAGCTGAACAGAAATGTGCTGGAGAGAAAGGGCTGCACGAGAAGAGCGATTGTGCTCTGCGGGTGTGCAAAGCTTCCCAGCACAGTGGGTGGCAGCGGCCAGCAGACAGACCAGAGCACGTagcagctgccccagctccaTCCATCCTGAGCACCCCCCGTGATCTCGCCAAGGCGCGGGGGGCACAGGGGGTGTCGGGTGCAAATCCCAGCGGTGTCAGGTGGGGAGAGGCCGGTGTGATGGGGGGGCACAGCGGGCAGCGCCAAGCCAGATGTGTGGTGGGGATGGCATGGCCAAGTGGATCCGGTGCCTGATGGTGGACTGGGGGGCCAAGGGTCCGAGCCCCCCATGGCCGAGAGTCCTTTGGCCCTGGGGTCTTAccccagggtgcaggcagggctgcaggaagcTCCTTGTTGCCGGCAGCGGTTGCCTGCTCTTGCCCAGCGCCAGGGAATTTGCAGCCCTGAGAAAGTCATGTGTCACTGCGGCACCTCCCCTGGggctgttttcttccctctctgcacCCTAGTCCTCACCCACCAGCCAGCAAAGATGCTCCCACTCATACGGAGCAGCACAGGTTCAGCCTTCTGCTGTCTGAGGCTTAGCGCTccagagggaggagaggagagaaaaagcaagaacaaTACTTGGTGCCACCCAAGCGAGGCCATCGCTGATGGAAGTCCCTCTGACCACACAGTGAACCAGCCCAGGCCCCTCACGATGCTGCCACCAGGACAGCCCAGCGGGAGTGCAGGTACGGCATCTCCAGAAGACGCAAAGAAAGTGCTGCCTGAAGGAAGCCAAGTGTTCAAATACCCCCAAAAGCCACCTGATGCTATCCAAACTCGTAAGAAGGATACAAAAAATGTTCTCTGGCCATGTGGCCATGCTTTCAAtcgcagccctgaagctggtCACCCAAAGAGGTGGAAGTCAACTAGTCCCAGGTAATACCAGCCTGGAGACACCCCGTTAGCCCCTTTCCCCGGTCTCCAGAGCAGGCAAGTTTTGCTGAGTGGCACAGGGACCTGCAGCTTGGcttcctggggctgctggcagtcCAGCGCCCAGGGCTTCAGCAGGtttgctgctttccaggcagcAGAGTCATTTCCTCCACTCCTGAGAGAAAAATTACTTAGAAAGAAACTTCACTTTCAGTTTTACTAGTGTGATATCAACCTGACCGCAGCCGCCTTTTAAAATCCATTAACTCTGTAGGAAAAGACCCTCCAAGCAGCTTTTTAATGCAACAAACCTGAGAGGGCATTATCCCAAAGGTACTTATGTGGAGGACTCTGGTCTCAGGGCAGCACAACCAAACTGCATGGCCCCAGTGACCAGCCCCTCGCAGAGATGCGGTTTCTGGCAGAGTAAAGCTTCTTTCCCATCAGAGCTTGTCCTGCTCCGGGAAGAGGTTTGCATGACGCTTGCAAAGTAGTCATCCCCAGCATCAATTGGCTTTTTGTTGGGGGTCAGATGCAGCTGATGCTACAGGGAGCACCCGGAGAGGgtaaaaatgcagctgaaattcCCTGCTCAGCCCTGACCCAACACAGACTCAGCTCTGCCCAGACAAGGCTAAATAAACAGCTTTAACTGCTCTGCTTTTGCACTTTCTGGGACACCTTGAAAGATGCCTGTGCCGCAGCCAGAACCATCCTTTCATTAACACCTCTCCAAAAACCATCCTTTCAACAGGTCCCAAGGCAAAAGCTGGTTGTTTTTCCCTCAGTAACAGCCTCGCTTGAGCACTCAGCACTTGGGACCGCACGACGGGCCGGATAAAGCACCTGCCTTTGTACTGGAACCTGGGGCAGTTTGTAGCTGCTCCTCGTTGCTTCTGTTTTTCATGAGATCTACATTGGGACTGTTGGCCGGGAGCAGATAACCACATCATCCCAACAGCATCGTGTACAGCTTGGGTACAGCAGTTGTTGGCACAGCGAGGAAGCTTGGAGCTGCCATGGGCATATCTCTGCTCCAAAACACCCATCATGGCCCACTCTGACCTCCCTCTTCAGTCTCCCCCTCTGCAAGTTCTGTCTTCAGCGGCTGCGCTCACAGACCCGTGTTCAGCGGGGTTGTTTAATTTGCGCTTCTGGGTTATCCCGGTGCGTTAACCTCCTTAATTGACATCTGCCACTGGGGATGGGGAGCGTCTTCCCGCCGAGCAGCCAAAGCCAGCTCCCGCCGGgcaacaacagcagcaggagaaatcCCGGCAGCGCTGCGCGGGGCTGGCGGCACTAAAACGGGGAGAAGGAGCACGGAAACCGGGCTGGCACCGGCTAAAAGGGGGCTCACCCCAGATGGGACTCGAACCCACAATCCCTGGCTTAGGAGGCCAGTGCCTTATCCATTAGGCCACTGGGGCTGCGCAGGGCGCGCGCCCCGGCCCGCGGGAACGGCCCCGAGCCCGGCGCCCGCTCGCGCCGCGGGACTTTGCGCGGGGGGGGGAACAACGTGGTCGCGCGTGTAACCCACGGACGGGGGGGAATCACCGCCGGGCTccagaggagggggaagaggagccGGGCTGGACGCGGCGAGGGAGGGGGGCACGGGACCTAAACCggtgtttgctttttccctccacccccccccgtGAGGGGAAGAGGCGCGAAGGGAGAAGTGGGAAAAGCTGGAGCCGGTTTAAAagtgggggagaggaaaaagagccGACCACGAAGGGACTCGAACCCTCAATCTTCTGATCCGAAGTCAGACGCCTTATCCATTAGGCCACGCGGTCACtggtgctgcagcccccccagcgcTGCTGCCAACCCCCAGCATCGCTCCCACCGCCCCCCGGGTCCCACCCGAGCACCCCGGGTGCTGGGGGCACGGTGGGACGCCAGAAGACATGGCCGGGGAAGGACTCTGTTGCTGCAACCAGGCCGTGGGGAAATCAAGCGTGAGACTTGCCGTCTGCGATTGCCGCGCTGGAGCCGGGGGACAGTCCCGCAGCCGGGGCTTGGGTGCTTTGCTGGGGAGAGGCAGAAGCAGGGTGCTGCGCAGTCTGGGTTCTCGCTGAGCATCCAAGTCATCCCATCGCCTCAGTCAGACTCGCAAGTGCCATGCGGGTCcggcttccctccctcctctgccccccacggcgagctgctgcaggagggacgTTGGGGAGCCGAGGACCTTGCTGCAACAGACCACGGTGGGTACCAAAAGTCTACAGGGCAACAGGACAGATTCGCAGCTCCCGTGAACTCACATCCCACCAGCTGCTGGCAGACATAAGGGATTGCTGGAGGCCAAGTCGCCTCTCACACTGTTCTGGGGGCTCAACACGGTCCCACCTCTAGTGACACTGTCACCCACCAGCATAAGCTCCTACAGCCGACTCAGCCCTCAAGCCCCAGCACAGCGGTCACCCctatttctcctcctgcccctcaTGTCTGATTCAAACCCTGTCTTATGGCCCATATGCTTCCCACCTCCTACCTCAGACACAACCAGAGGCCACAGTAATAAGGTGCCATCTATGATGTCCCAGCGGGACGGCACTTTCCGAGCACACAAGAATTGGAGCCACTTCCCTGCAAGGGAAACATCACTTCGAGCACCTGGAGGTATCACTGGattcacagcagaaaaaatagGCAGTGATGGAGAGGAGGGCAGCTGAGGAAAAGataaacagagatttaaaaaaaaagtctctgagcCTTTCATCTTAACCGTGAGGACTTGGGGAAGAACCTCAAGAGCACAGGAGATCAGCAAGGAGGCAGAAACAGAAACTCAGTGAGTGCGTGAAAGGCTCAGTGCTTTGGGAAATGAGGACATACTCTAACTTCCACAGCCTGGGCTGCTATGGAGCAGAACCAGACTCGAAGGAGAACAGCCTCTCCCCCGCCTCCCCAGCACTTCTCACTATTCCTATTCCATTTCAGTGGGGTTGCAGCAGACTCTCAGCCCTGTAAATGAGACAAGATTTGCTTCTGAGTGGCTCTGGCTCCTTGCCTTTTCTTTGTGGAGATGggccctttcttttcctctccctcaaattgttggattatttttttttaatgaccttatttttcctttaccaCAACTAAAGGTTGCTCCCAAGAGCCAGCTGAGTGCATCAAACCATTAGCAAATCCTTCCTTccaatgcaaataaatacataaaaagtcTAGCTTCTGTTTACAAAATATCCGTCCCTCATTAATAAATATCAAATCAACTTCCACATAACAAATGACGTGTCCTGGAACTGTTCATAAGACACACAGTACTGTTTGCCTCCTTATTTGGAGGCAGGAGACAATGCAGCGAGCTTTTATAGCTATCCTTACCTTTTCTCTTGGGACAGGTAAGTTCAAGAGGGATAGAAAAACCTTGAGGAATTCTGTTCTCATCCATGTGAGAAGGGATCCGCCTGTGTTAGTAATGTTTTTCACATCCACAGGTCCATACCCTTTCTCTTTTGGTACACCTCTCTCTCACAGGTTGAGATCTTGCCTGATCCTTTTCTGATtcaagtggaatttttttttctagcagggGCTGCTCCGAGGTACCTCTGCACCTACTACGATGTTGTTGAGTACCTGAACATTTCCTCTTACAGCAAGCTGCATGCACACATACTGCCCAAGACAGACTTGAAGGAGCCTGTGGAAGTGAAGATGGATTTTATGCTTGTGGCTATTCTCTCCGTGGTAAGGACCCAAAACTCC
Encoded here:
- the MRPL58 gene encoding peptidyl-tRNA hydrolase ICT1, mitochondrial is translated as MAAHTLRGLCRPPLGLLAARFSQRAAAETEYRSVYSLDKLYPPRQDGDAAASAPEETQPAALDIPLARLTVSYCRSSGPGGQHVNKVNTKAEVRFHLASADWIPEAVRQKMASMHRNKINRAGELIVNSEESRYQMRNLAICLEKIRTMVTEATEKPKVVSKETTQKLIERVEKMNRERLRQKKIHSNIKQSRKADFD